Within the Rosa rugosa chromosome 2, drRosRugo1.1, whole genome shotgun sequence genome, the region AAAAACATATGGAAAAAGTCAGCTCAACTTGAAACTCACTCTGTTTTGCTTTGCATCATCAGGCTCAGCAGCTAATATATCAAAGTCGGTCTTCTACGTACCCTTACCCTACCATGAATTATATTAATTGTGTGCTGTTGACGGATGCTGGATTTTCCAGCTCGTTGAGATTGTGAGAGTGTGTGAGATCCTGCCGGGCGGTTCGAACCGGTCCAGAAATGCACAGGCAACTTTGACCTTTAACCAGATTCGATAGAGATATTGATGGATTACTGACCATGGTCCATGACCTACCATGCATCATATTGATCATAATATAGAGCTACAAGACTGGAATGGACGGTGACTGAAGCATTGGTCTATGTAGGGCCACTGCGTAGTCTGATCGGAGATCGATCTCGATGTCTTATCTACGGGTTAGAGACAActcagagacagagacagagacagtAAATCGGGTACTTACGCGCGTGGGTGTGGGTTGATTTCTTATCCATCTACAATTCTAATTAGTCGGTTAGGGGCGGGGTTACTCTAGAACTCCAATGTCACACAGTCATAGGCTCAGATCGATTGAGCTTCCATCAATATTGACGCGGTCCATATAATTAATCTAGTTAGGGTTTATTATTTAAAACCCTGGAACACATCATCAGTCAGATTTGCATGATAAATTTAACTATCGTTAAATTGATCTATATATGTATCAAAGAATGCTCGTAATTTTCTCTCAAATGAAGAATATGTATGTGCGTTTATGTTTTCAAATAGAAATTTTAAAGAAATTTACTAACTCAAAAATCCTTCAATAGTCTAATTGTTTTTGTATCAAAGAAATGGATGTATCATCATGAGATATTGAACATGCATTTGAGTTACAGAGCAATGTCGGAGACGCGCGGTTGAATTTATGCACAAATAAGCTTTAAGCAACAATCCATATATCTTAAGTAAATAATTTTGACTAATAACTAAAAAGAATAATGAAActagtttcttttattttcctctTGTTTGCAAGAGAATGATGAGAGAAGTTGAAAAAGGAGAAAGTGAAAGAGAGACTTGATGATATTTAACATTACTAGGAATTCTGGCTTCCTCGTCAATTTTTTTAAAGGTGACCCATTAGTCTAATTCGTTAATGACCACTAGACTAAAATTTTCAATGTTTGCTTCTATCACTATCACACTAGCATTAAAATTTTAATCCAACTCTATTTCTTCCTAAACTTATCCATAACTTGTCCTGcaagtttatatatatagatatatagaaGTTTGTCTCGCACGCGTACGTACCCAATCGAAGACCTTGTCAAACAAGAAACGAGCAGCTGGCTAGATACGGAGACGGGAGATCCAGTCAGTCAATTTTCGAAACATCTATAGTTCTATACTTAACACACGTACATTAAAGAGTGAGAAAGGGTTCGTTTTACTTGAAATTTCAAACACACGTATATGAGTTACGAAAATGTCAACCAGGCATGGTCTTTCTGATTCTATATATCCAAATCGATGAACAAATTAAGGAAAAGCAAACTGATCAACCTACCTTCTTTATATATGTAACAATCATCAAACTACTAGTTGATTTCTTTATATATGGTTAATCGATCGTAACGTACTCATAGATATTGGTTCGTAGTTCACCTTTTATATATCTTTAATTTCCTACtcaattatggtcaaaattaaTTAACTTAATTACTCACCAGTTTTCATGAGCATATGCACGAGCTAGTTATATGTATTTGGCAGGGTTACATGACACTCACGAGTACCTCAAGGCCACTTGCAGCTTCCTAATTTTGTCGTCGATAGTCTTTATAAAATTTCATGATATACGTTGCTAGCTCACCCCTTCAGACAAGGTGAAGTTGTTGGTTGACATTATTGTCTAATTAGTGAAGGTAATCGTAGTGACATTGCACAAGTCGCAACCCAAGTTgtatcaattatatatatacctttACGATTGACTTCGGATAGCAAGTCATCGATTATATAGTAAATGGGGTTCATACTCATAATTATATATAGCAACCCAAGTTAGATGCAGAAGGTCAACCATTTAGCTAGACCGGCCAAAGCTCAATGCAAGTACGAAGAAATTAAACTAGAAAATACATATGTATTAATTACATTGCCATCCTCCTGTAAGTACTTGTAGCATGCATGAAGCATAGTTGAAATTTCTGAGAATTGTTGATTATATATGCTTGTAAACGCGTTAGGGTACATAAGATAGTGTAAATAAGGAGACACACAAGAACAAGAAACaaatagaaaaacaaaacttgTGTGATCATGCTTAGTGGTTGAGCTATTTGTAAACATGCATCACCCCTAGTTATGCTTTTATGACGTAATTCGAGTTTAATTATCGAGACAGTGTACTAACTAAGAACATCAATGGTATCATATGCAGCATGCACGCTTAAATAATATGTTGTATGAGCAAAAGTGGCATGCATATACACACATTTTGGGGGACACCCACAAACTACAGCTAATTAAGCAAACAAAACATGTTTAGTAGTTGAACTGAACGAATTATACATTCTAGTTAAGTATATATGTCTTCtaataatttcaaaattgaatTTTATATTGCATGATAATTATAACAGGGAGTTAAATAAATCTAAACGAAAAATTAAAGCGTAGAGAATTGGAAGAAAATGAAGCTGATGAATGACAAAATCGATTGATCTACTGCCTATTTATATGTAACGAACTAACTAGCTCAATTATTTTGATCACTTATATATAGGTGTACGTGTCTGTATCCATCAGTGTTGCACATGATAATGATCCATCCATATAATATATGATTTTCGTAGTCGAATTAAGTTGTAACACTTGATGGTCGCTCATGGACCGTCGGTAATAACCTAATCAGATTTTGCatgggaatatatatatatagtatataagTTAAAGCTAGCCTGCTTGTTTGAAACTCGATCATAATATTTCAGAATTAGGTCTATGGGGGGTATGGTGGTATTGGGGTCAAACACAGCTTGTGTAGATCTTACCTACTGCATACTCGAACTAACACAAGCTGGCATCATTGTGTATATTCATTCATAAACACCACCAATCATATATGAACCATATTGCAATTTGGCTCCACTCACATTTGGATAACATCCACCTTGAATTCCAGCAATCATATACAGTTTACTACatgaatataatttataaagtCTATGCATGTCCTCAAGTTTAGTCTATGCATCACGAGCTCGATTATGGTGTTAAGGATATGCATAAACCCAGGGGGTTGGTGCATGCCCCGGTGGAGTCTTAATTGTTAAACATTACTAACTTCGTGATTAGTTTTTCTTAATTGATTTATAGGCTTACCTTCATGTGCTTATTCGATCTCATCCGAAAGATGGCcgcagaaaaagaagaagaagaaggggaaaaaaaaatgacgaATAGGAATACGAGTGAAGGTGACTAATGCTCATTACTCATCATAACAGGATGTCTTTGTTCATTTTTTAATGTGGGATGTATAGGAGCTACTAAAGAATCCGAGGTTTCACATAATGGGAGTAGTACTACGGAAAATCAGATCTGAAAAGGGAAATAATCAATTTGTTAAGCAGCGTAGCTTAGCTAGCTACTAGAACTAGGCTCATGGTCCATGGATCACATGGAAAATTAGAACTATGTTTAAGTCTTCAAGACAAGTTCTAGGATTTTCCGCCATGATCGATCCTCACAACATTAGCTGGCTCTCTGCTGCTACACATTCTTATATCAATTCATCTCATGGCTCATGCGGGAATTACAATTTAATTTCGAATTGGTTTGCACATTTAACTTCATGGTATGATGGGAAATTTTATTATTTAGGAAAACTAGTATACCGGAATAAGGTTAGGGGTCATCTTGAACTCAAGAACAAAAAATGGTGAAGCATGTGAACGATGTGGAGTTGTATTTGTTGATTCCCAGATACGAATATGTCAAACCAAGTTGGTCTATTGCGCTTTGCGCATAGACTCACTCGAAATTAATTTTGCAGACTGACAAAGATCAGAGAACAAGAGCATTCAGTAGAAAGAAAAGGCTGCATGTTCAGCCCATTAGGAAGGAGTAGACGGTAACTTATAGTGGATATGGGTAGCCCAAACATTCAAGCAACACTTCAAAAAGACAATACCACAGCCTATAAATGCCTTTGGAACGAAGAAATGAAACTTGGCATAGCTTTGCAAAAGTACAAACTTGTAGACAAGTTTTCCACTATATACTACCAAATTATACAAGTTCTTTGAGAATCCTGAGGATATTCAGAACTGGCAAACCGACTAGGAGGAGATCAAAAATAATGTTAGCATACATGTTAATGTTATCAACACAACATAAATTTATGCTGTCATTCATAAAACAAGCTTTCATCCCTGTTCTTTTTGATATGCACATCTTAACTTCATCAAGAAGCTTGACGGGGAAACAATATCAGCACAAGGGCTTGCTTCAAATTGAATCGTCAGATTCATCCGAATCACTTCTATCATGCTCTCCATCAGGCTCCCCTGTGTTTGTAGCAGCCTCAGGAATATCAGTTTTTGATTCAGGTGCTGGTGCAGGGTTTTTACTTGTATTACCAGCCTTGCCATCTCGATTTTTCTCTTGCTCAGCTACTTCAATATGTGAGCTATCAAATCAAGGGATAAACAAAACAGAACATACAGAACTTCACACATGATACAGATTGAATGTTACAAGACAACAGTGCCAAATCCATCATCACAGATCCAGAAAAGTTTCTGTATTAGCAGTGAGATAGAGTCACATATCAATTGATGTAACAGTAAGCTTCATAACCTGATGAACAGGAGGCCTAAAAATTTCTTATAAAAGCGGAGAAAAAGGCAAGGAAAATAACATGTTCAGCTAAACAAAAAGACATACAATTGCAATTTATGCAGCCTTCATGAAAATAAGGCCTAGTAAATCATCATAAATAGGGATGCATTCTAGGCTTAACAGTATAAGTTTAAAACCAAAAGTAGGAGGGATCCTATTTCTCACTTGACCAAAATCTACTATTTCCACATTTTGCCAAACTTTAACAAAAAATGTTCAAACATTATATAAAAGGATATCCACATTGTCAGCTGGTCCACCAGCACTAATGTTCAGTAGATCTTGCTCAACACGCTGGACAAGCTCAGGCTGTAAAATGCAACAATATCACTATCAGCAACAACATCCAGATGTGAAGGATATGAGCGTAAGATAACTGTGctgtaaaataaaaaagaaaggcCTCAACAATTATAGGAGTCTCTCTCAAAAGacatttcttttcaatttatttatgtttttttttacacTTTTACACCAAGCGACACTGGATTTCTTCTTTCCTACCGTAATATATATGGCATTAGTAAATAAAAAATCCAATGTAAAGATAGTAATGTTACATTTAGATCAGGCTCCCTGCGAAATCTTCGCTTTCGAGCATCCCTCATTGGAGGGGTGAGACCATGCCTGTACTCAACTGTATCTGGAGCAGGATCATTTGGATCTCTAACCATAATCATCTGTCAAAACCCAAAAATATCACATAAATGCCTTTGAAATGAAGCACTCACATAATTAGCTGTTTCAATATGCCTTTGACATACAGCACCCCACCTGACCAATATCTGCAGTCTTAATTAACACACTATCGTCATACGTTTTGTAGGATTCCACAACAGTAGGAAGATCCAAGAGCGATGCAGGGAACCGGTCATTGCCAATTACAAATGTTCCACTCCGGCCATCCTCTGCAAGATATTTCAAGCTTACATGTAAAACATTTGATGAAACAGGGTAAGGAAAAAACAAACTATACACATACACCATCGTTACTGTTTTCCTCTCTACTTTGCCAGTTTGCCATGTCCACATAACATACTCGAAATCATAATTAATCACAATGCTGGTTTGAACAAGAGCTACAGGCACACTAAGCAGGCAAAAGATCGAACAATTTACAAAGCATCACGCCGAATTGCCATCCCAAGTCCAAACCAATTGCAACTAAACCCTCGAATAtaatccaacaaaaaaaaaatgcatcacTCCCATGCAAAAGTACTATCCATGTATCACTAACCACCATTCTAATCAACTCTCATTGACGAAACGACACCGAAAATCTAGCCTTTTTTAATCCTATCAGAGGGTTCTGCCTTTTATGTAACAGCAAGTCAGCAATGCAATGAAG harbors:
- the LOC133731968 gene encoding transcription initiation factor TFIID subunit 7-like, producing MEEQFVLRVPPSVAERLDRLLSENASSDDKSLDLSFEEDGRSGTFVIGNDRFPASLLDLPTVVESYKTYDDSVLIKTADIGQMIMVRDPNDPAPDTVEYRHGLTPPMRDARKRRFRREPDLNPELVQRVEQDLLNISAGGPADNVDIEVAEQEKNRDGKAGNTSKNPAPAPESKTDIPEAATNTGEPDGEHDRSDSDESDDSI